Below is a window of Pseudomonas sp. B21-040 DNA.
CTGGAGGTAGACGTGTCGCGAGTGCTGGCAGGGGTTTGACGGGGCAGTCGCCTGCAACACAGCCGATTGCGCGGGCGCGCAAGCAGACAGGATCGGGCCAGAAGAAGCGACGTAGAGGGGGCTGAGTACGCTAGATGAATTCATGATGAGGGCCGACACGCTTTTTTATTTTTAGGATGAACAGTCGATGTCTCGTCTGTCGTCGTACAACTGCGCCTTTTATAGCGAGATTGAGGTTGGGCTGTCAATCTGAAAGATGGCCGTTGGTCTGGGTGACGGGGTTGCGAGAAAATTTGCGGATGGGTACAGACGGCGCTAGCTGCAGGAGTGTTGGCGTTTTGGCGTTACGGGCGTTGATGGCAGGTTGTGGGGAATTCGAAACCAAATCTCGTTGTACGACGACCAACATTCCCGCACAGACGGCGGAATGGCGACTCTTCAATCCGTTTTGAGTACCCAGGAAGGAGCTTTGCCAAAGTCAGCACCTTTCACCATGACGCTTTGTCTTTGCGACATTGCTGAAATGTATAAAGCCCCGCCCCTTAAAAGGGAGCGGGGCTTTTTACTGCACACCACGCTGGAACAACGCCCTCGCCTACCCTAGTAGATCTACTTGATCCAACATCAGGTTTACCGACAGCCCTGCCCGGGAACGCGCTACACAGATCAGCTGTTGGTGCGATCGGTTGCCTTGGCTTTGCTTTGAGCTACAGCGGCTTCAGCCTTCTGTTTCTGCGCAACCTGGAAGGCTTCCATCGACACTTTCCGGGCCGACTCCATGCGTGTGAAGGTTCGGTCACCGCCACCTGTGGCCATCGCCAGAGAAGAAGCGGTCAAAGCGGCGACTACGAAGAGAGCTTTCATAGATTTCATTTGGGTATCCTCACGTGAGATTTTATTAACGGTTAACAACGGAATTCATTTGTTAAAGCTGAACTTGCTTATTCAACCGGGCTTCACCATCCAGCCAGGGCGGTGCTTCTGGCGCCCCAGGCGCCTTGCTCCATGCGCTCTTGAGCGTCTCTGTTTTTTGCCCAGGCAGTGAGCAGCACCATCATTCCAAATCCACCGACGATGAGAACCGGATAGGCTGCCAGCAACTCCACCAGCGAGTACTTCCAGGCCAGCGGACGACCAACACCCAGCATGGCGGCATAGAACCACGACACGCCAGAGAGGGCGCCGGAGAACAGCGCCAGCATCCGCAGGCTAAAGGAGAGTTTCAGCAACGAACCGGCTTTTTTCAGGGCCGGCAATACAGCGCTATGCAAGAGGAAACCGTTAAAGGTCAACAGCACAACTATCCCGATCTTGGCTTGCAATTTTGGATTGAGGAAATATTCCATTCCCTTGCCGGCATAATCTATCCCGACAATACCAATGCCCGTAATCCACAGAGCGACAAGTGCAAGCACTACGGTTTTTTGAAGACTTTCCATATGCGCGTCATCATGGTGACCCGACACATCCCCTTTCAGGAGTTGCTTGACCATTGCAATGTCACTGGTCAACACCAGCCCGATTGCCACGCAGCAAGCGATAAGATGGAAATACACAACACCCAAACGCACATATTCCACGGTGGACGAAGAAAGCATACTAAGTTCCATGGTGACCTCTTGACTTCAATAGTGAATCAACATAACTCACGACACGACTTAATTAGAGTTTGCCGTTGCTGATTGCAATTAGGATCCAATAATTATTATCAAATACTCTTGCAGTATTACGCTGCCAAGATAATAGCGATTTTTGCGAATGAACTTTTAATCATTCGATCATGTCCATTTTCAGGTAACAAAAACTTCATTCGTACTTAATACATATGAGGTTTAACTTGCGCTTCTGGGGGGCAGGCGAGGCCCAGAATCCTGTCGGTGAGCGGATCAGGTCACGCTGGTGGGGTTGGCCGGGCTTCCGCCCCATTCGAGGAAACGAAGTTTGTGAACCTCGCCTTGGCTGTCCAGGTAAACCAGGGTCACTGGTACTACGCCAGTCTTATCGGATGTATCGGTGCGCCGCAGTACTTGCTTCACATCGATTTCCATTCCGTAGTGGTAATCGACGGCTGACACATGCGCGCCGGGCTCTTGCAAGCCGTTCTGGTCAAAGACACTTGGTGCGAGACTCGAAATCACGGCACTGACTACTGTGGCCATGTTCATTAGGCTGTACCTCTGCTGAAGTTCACTTGACGAGGACCTAATGTGACACGTGAAGAAAATGAAGTTCACTTCCCCGCGACGAACGCGCCTGCCTGAAAAGCATGTAGTGGCTGCAAACTCCCAGCAATTCACCGCGCTTGACGCCTCTCGACCATTCGTCCTTTAACCGCCGTATTTGTTGGTCAAAGTCCGTTTTTGAAGGAGGTCATAACATGTCATGACGGATTTTTACGCAAGGTGAATCAGTACTTTCAATTCAGCCGGCTGAATCCGGGCGATGGCGAATTCAAGCTTTCGAGACCGACCGCATCAACTCAAGGCAGCCAGTGACAAATGGCTGAAATCGGCCTGTTTACTTAATAAAACTGCTATGACGAACCACCGTCTTGCGGTGTGCCAGACTGCTAATTCTTCCATCGGCATTCAGCCGGTGAAATTCCAACTTGTCATGTCGAAGGTATCGCTTTGGCGTGTTTGGGCAAGCCGCTGGAAATCAGCGCGGCCAGCATGACAAAGGCCGTAGAAACCCACAGGCAAGCTTCCAGCCCGTAGTCTTGGTAAATCCAGCCAGACAGTACGGTACCGAGCAGCCGCCCCAATGCGTTGGACATGTAATAGAAACCCACATCCAGCGATACCCCGTCCTCTTTTGCATAGGAGATGATCAAGTAGCTGTGTAAGGAGGAGTTCACCGCAAACAGCGCACCGAAGATCATCAATCCACCCAGGAGCACAACCTGGGGTGACCCGCCCGCCGAGAGGCCGAGGGCGATAGTGGCCGGGAAGCCGGCCAGCGAAGCCGCCCAAATGAAGGCCGCTCGCCCATCCGGGACATGGCCACGCGTCTTCCCGGTGATGTTCGGGGCGAGAGACTGAACGATGCCGTAGCCGATGATCCAGGCTGCCAGAAATCCACCCACCCGCCAAAAGTCCCAGCCCAGTACTTCACTCAGGTACACCGGCAAGGCGACGACAAACCACACATCGCGAGCACCAAAAAGAAACAGCCGCGCCGCCGAGAGGATGTTGATCGCTCGGCTCTTGGAGAGCATTTCGCGGAACTTCGGCTTGGCCTTGGCTCTGCCCAGATCCTTTTGCAGCAAGAACAGGCTCGCGATCCAGATCAGTGCCAATACCGTTGCCATCAGCAGCACCGCCCCTCTGAACGTCAACCATGCCAGCAAGGCACCGCCCAGGAAGAAGCCCACACCCTTGAGGGCGTTTTTTGAGCCGGTGAGGACGGCTATCCACTGATAAAGCGTGCCCTGCTGCTGGTCGGGCACCAAAAGTTTGATCGAACTCTTGGCACTCATCTTATTGAGGTCCTTGGCGATACCGGACAATGCTTGAGCGCCCATCACCCAAGGAATGGTCAGTAGAGCGACTGGTACTGTGAGCATCAGCAAGGCGGCGACCTGGAGGCCAAGACCGATATTCATCGTGCGATTCAAGCCCAGGCGAGCGCCCAGGTAGCCGCCCACCAGGTTGGTGATGACGCCGAAGATTTCGTAGAACAGGAACAGCGCGGCAATGTGCAGCGGCGAGTAGCCCAATGTGTGGAAATGCAATACCACCAACATGCGCAGTGCGCCATCGGTGAGGGTGAAGGCCCAGTAGTTGCCGGTGACCAGCAGGTACTGCCGAACTTCCGGGGAAAGGGCTGACGACGCCTTCATGACCACCGCTGTTAACCGGCCAAGCCGGCCAGTTTGGCCAGTTCGACAACGCGGTTGGCGTACCCCCACTCGTTGTCGTACCAGGCGTAGATCTTCACTTGGGTGCCGTTCACCACCATGGTCGAAAGCGCATCGATGATCGAGGAGCGCGGATCGGTGCGGTAGTCGATCGAAACCAGTGGACGCTCCTCATAACCGAGGATGTCTTTGAGCGGACCAGCAGCCGCAGATTTGAGCAACTCATTGACCTCCTCCACCGAAGTCGCACGCTCCACCTCGAACACGCAGTCGGTAAGAGAGGCATTGGCCAGTGGTACGCGCACGGCATGGCCGTTCAGGCGGCCACGCAACTCCGGGAAAATTTCCGCAATGGCTGTCGCCGAGCCTGTGCTGGTCGGGATCAGGCTCATGCCCGAAGCACGGGCGCGACGCAGGTCCTTGTGCGGCTGATCGAGAATGCTTTGCGTATTGGTCAGGTCGTGGATCGTGGTGATCGAACCATGGCGAATACAGAGGTTTTCGTGGATCACTTTGACCACCGGAGCCAGGCAATTGGTGGTGCAGGATGCGGCGGTAACAATACGGTGCCGAGCCGGATCGAACAGGTGCTGATTGACGCCCATGACGATGTTCAGCGCGCCCTGTTCCTTCACCGGTGCGCAGACCACCACGCGCTTCACACCTTGTTCCAGATACGCCTGAAGCACGCCAACGGACTTCATTTTGCCACTGGCTTCGATGACTAAATCGCAGCCGGACCAGTCAGTGTCGGCGATGGATTGGTTGGCCGTCACCCGAATGCGTCGACCGTCAATGACCACGCAATCGCCATCGGCGCTGGCTTCGTTGTGCCAACGGCCGTGCACGGAATCGAAATTGATCAGGTGCGCATGGGTGGTAGCGTCGCCAGCAGGGTCATTGATTTGCACGAATTCAAACTCGGGCCAGTGCCAAGCGGCGCGCAATGCAAGACGACCGATTCGACCGAAACCGTTGATACCTACTTTGATGCTCATGATGTTGTTCTCTTTCGTGTGCTGACTTCGGAGGGGCAGTAGATGGTTTGATTGAATTAACAGCTATCTCAGCAACATGCTGCCTGGCGCTCGGGACGCTCACCCATCTGATCAAGGCGTTTTTCGTCCTGGCTCAGCCAGTGGCGGTTGGCCTCAAGCGTGACCTGGATTACGTCGATGACCCACTGTGGAAGCTCAACGTTCAGTCGGTAGTAAATCCATTGCCCTTGACGGCGAGTTTCGAGCAGTCCGCAGCTACGCAACTGAGCCAGGTGGCGTGAAATCTTGGGTTGACTGTCACCGAGTGCGCAGATCAGTTCGCATACGCAGAGTTCACCTTGTGCGCAGAGCAGTAACATGACCCTTGCGCGGGTTTCATCACCCAGGCATTTGAAGACAGTGGCAGGCAAGAGGTTCATCGGAGCGGCTCATATATATGAACATACGAATATACGGATATTTATGAATTTAGAA
It encodes the following:
- a CDS encoding ArsJ-associated glyceraldehyde-3-phosphate dehydrogenase, yielding MSIKVGINGFGRIGRLALRAAWHWPEFEFVQINDPAGDATTHAHLINFDSVHGRWHNEASADGDCVVIDGRRIRVTANQSIADTDWSGCDLVIEASGKMKSVGVLQAYLEQGVKRVVVCAPVKEQGALNIVMGVNQHLFDPARHRIVTAASCTTNCLAPVVKVIHENLCIRHGSITTIHDLTNTQSILDQPHKDLRRARASGMSLIPTSTGSATAIAEIFPELRGRLNGHAVRVPLANASLTDCVFEVERATSVEEVNELLKSAAAGPLKDILGYEERPLVSIDYRTDPRSSIIDALSTMVVNGTQVKIYAWYDNEWGYANRVVELAKLAGLAG
- a CDS encoding co-regulatory protein PtrA N-terminal domain-containing protein, which produces MKSMKALFVVAALTASSLAMATGGGDRTFTRMESARKVSMEAFQVAQKQKAEAAVAQSKAKATDRTNS
- a CDS encoding DUF2790 domain-containing protein, coding for MNMATVVSAVISSLAPSVFDQNGLQEPGAHVSAVDYHYGMEIDVKQVLRRTDTSDKTGVVPVTLVYLDSQGEVHKLRFLEWGGSPANPTSVT
- a CDS encoding metalloregulator ArsR/SmtB family transcription factor; translated protein: MNLLPATVFKCLGDETRARVMLLLCAQGELCVCELICALGDSQPKISRHLAQLRSCGLLETRRQGQWIYYRLNVELPQWVIDVIQVTLEANRHWLSQDEKRLDQMGERPERQAACC
- the arsJ gene encoding organoarsenical effux MFS transporter ArsJ; protein product: MKASSALSPEVRQYLLVTGNYWAFTLTDGALRMLVVLHFHTLGYSPLHIAALFLFYEIFGVITNLVGGYLGARLGLNRTMNIGLGLQVAALLMLTVPVALLTIPWVMGAQALSGIAKDLNKMSAKSSIKLLVPDQQQGTLYQWIAVLTGSKNALKGVGFFLGGALLAWLTFRGAVLLMATVLALIWIASLFLLQKDLGRAKAKPKFREMLSKSRAINILSAARLFLFGARDVWFVVALPVYLSEVLGWDFWRVGGFLAAWIIGYGIVQSLAPNITGKTRGHVPDGRAAFIWAASLAGFPATIALGLSAGGSPQVVLLGGLMIFGALFAVNSSLHSYLIISYAKEDGVSLDVGFYYMSNALGRLLGTVLSGWIYQDYGLEACLWVSTAFVMLAALISSGLPKHAKAIPST